GCCTCGGGCATGTCGCGGGAGGAGATTCTCGCGGACTACCCGGAGCTCGAATCGGAGGACATCGACGCCTGCCTTAAGTTTGCTCGTGACCGGATCGACCACCCGATCGTGGCAGCGTGAAGCTCTGGTTAGACCAGATGCTGCCCCGGAGGCTCTGCGACCCAATCCGAGCCTTGACCGGTTGCGAGACTTGGCACGTTGGTAGGGAGTTTCCCGAAGATCCTGAGATCTTCCGGGCCGCCAGG
The window above is part of the Gemmatimonadota bacterium genome. Proteins encoded here:
- a CDS encoding DUF433 domain-containing protein → MNLTDRITVNPQQCGGRPCIRGMRIRVVDVLDFLASGMSREEILADYPELESEDIDACLKFARDRIDHPIVAA